GTAAATCGAAATGATTAGTGTAAAACTAATTGCTTATTGCTTAGTAAGGATATACTCATGATACTGAATTCGAAGATAACATTTAACACAAACACGATGTAGATGTACtaggtacttttaaaaattcaacttttttaCCTTAGCTGatttattttcgtcatcttCATCTCGTTCTTTCCGTTTCTTGTTCTTTTTCTTTACATCTGCGAATGGGAAAAGTTAAGTAGTAATAGAAAGTCAAATTACGTTAGCAGTTCATAATTcgctattattatattaaataattttaccttTTATTTCAACAGGACTGACATGAGTGTCTTCAGATTGACTTATTTTTTgcttctttcttttattttcccGATTCGACGGTTCATTGATTGAGTCAGgatctaaaaaaaaacgatagaTTATTACAGAGATGATAAGTTATCACATAATTAACATACTGCTAACGACACAGAATAATAATCTCCAACttcatacttaattttaagtattccAACGgtgattttgtatatattaattaaattgcataaatagtttatatattgCTGCGAAAACTGTACATTTGGTATGgataaatgtacctattacatttttattttaatacataccAACTGTAATTGTTTCTTGAGAAGTAGCAGAGGATTTTCTTTTCCGCTTTTTCGATGTAGTTGTTTCTGCGCTATTATTTTCCAGTGAGGTGTAatctacaaataatattatggttAGGTACATAACCTATTAGAATTATATCTACACAGAGCTTTATGGCTATATTACGCTTTTCGGATTTTTGCTTTTTCGTCTTTGTATTAAAGACGAAAAAGCAAAAATCCGAAAAGCGTaaattagtaagtacatacatgCATATAAAAGAAGCGAATTTTACGGAATCCTCATTGTGCTAGTCCAATTagcacttgaccggttttttgtacagtaaacaataattatctATCACTACAAATACAAAcgaaaattgattttagtaAAGTCAGTCATACCATTAATTTCAAGTTCAGTGTCTTGAacacttttctttttcttgtcCTTCTTTGAGCTGCCACCAGAGATCAATGTATTCCATTCTTGGTTGCCTTCGGTGTCTATGAATATGTGTCCTATATAACAAAttactttgtattatattatttgtactcatatataataattaaaaaaataatttgcattAAAGTCCCGGTCGccacattttgcgaaagataAATGTCTATTTCGAACACTGGTGTGCACGATACTTTTTGCGAGTCAACATGGGactgtttattttactatgGTGTACCTAGGTTCAGGGAAGTTAGTCTATCCATGCCTATGTTTGCATTTGCTCAGTATCATCTAgccacatacatacatgtataattatgttacCTGAAAGATCACCAGCTGATGAATTTTTGTGACTTGTGTAAGGAATTTCTTCAGGAGCATCACTATCATCTTGAGAAACTGGAAACAGAATTAAAAGTTATGAgttatagtataataatataggtatatattcgGGTTTAGTCAATCTTGCAAAGTTTACGGAATGATTTTCAATGAAAGGAACAATGGAGTAACACACCTCTGGAGTGTAGTTAGTCCAATTGTACACAACAACCAATCATCAACTATTTcgatttgtattatatatgtataactattTCGATGCGTATTTATATCAGTATTAGTGACTTTTTTTACCTTTATCAGTAGTCTTCAAGGCAGCTGCTttgttcttctttttctttgcgGAAGTTTTAGAAGAATCATAAACATCTTCTATATCTTCTAATGCTGTCAAATTGAAACCAGAAACAAGTGAagaattatgttttttctttttttttgaacTCTCAGTTAGAACTTCATTTAGATCAGTAGATGTACTGGAGTTACCTTCGATATTAATAACttcaattgatttatttccaaaatcaatttcATCATCTCTAATTGAAAtactatttttcttctttttcttagaACTATTATTCAGTGTACTACTTGTATCagtatttttatctgttttatcTTCACTGATAGATATACtggttttctttttcttcttggTACTTGTATTTAATGTACTATTCATAGAATTATCGTGATAGTTTTTATCCAAGGGTATATTCATTACTTCCTGATCTTGATTCTTCATAGTATCTTCAGATATGCTgtgttttttcttctttttcttcgaACTCGTGTCCAACGAGTTATTTATGGAtaagttttgatttatttcattattttcattctcAGTCTCAGCACCTAATGATatactatgtttatttttcttagaacaattattttgaacattAGATGCATCAAATACGGTTTCAGTTTGTATAACTGTTTCACCTTGATTACTTTGATTTGTTTTCTCAGTCAAAGACAaactgtttttcttttttttcttatcattGGTGTTCAAAGATGTGTTTTGATTAGATTCCTTCTCATTTAGCTGTTCTTGCACATCACTATTATTTGTCTCATCATTCAAGCAATCCATATTATatatgctatttttatttttcttcttcttggaGATTTGCAATACAGAATTCATAGATACTTCACCATTGGTATTCAAAGAAATTTTCGATTTTTCACTTGTAATATTATCAGTAAGAGAActactatttttctttttcttcttcaaactGATATTTAAAGATTCTGAGTTAGATTGATTCATAAGGGGGCCTACAACCTGGTTTTGGTCTTTACTATCCTCAGTGTTacctgaaaaacaaaaattaaaacatttttcattaaagaTAGGAAGACACCTCTTTTATTCATAAACCTAATTTTAGTAGTTATTTAATCtacgaatataaaaattgaacgAATACCTTCAAAAATGTTGGTTTTTCCTTCAGTTCTCTTAAGTGGGAtgaaattttctgtttcctgTTTTGTCTTACTTTGATCATTCTTCACACCGTCGCTACTGTCTTCAGAGAACAACAGCTGTAGATCAATCGAATCAGAAGAAGATTCTTCAAAGTCAGCATTCTTTTCTGTGTCTTTAGCTTGATTAGTAGTTTTGGCTCTTGAGTCACACTTTGTTGTCTTTGACTTTTTAGTGTTTGTTAGATTTAAGTTATCTACAATTGGAGGATTAGCACtttgttttgtctttttgttcaaattcaaagaCATATCTaaagtttttatctttttttccTTCATATTATTCAACTCTTTCAATACAGAATCATAATTTGATGTAATTTCCATATTTTCACTGATAGAAGAAGCGTCACTTTCGTCTTGCAAAGGATCAGAGGTTTCATTCGTTTCCATTATTGACATGTTTTGGTCCAGACGAATTTCTTCAATGTCGTCATGGATGGGAATAGTACTCATGTTCATATCTTTCAATGGGGTCTGTGGCTCTGATTTAACATTTGTTGACAAGGGATCTTCTTTATTCATGTAACTTTCATTGCCAACAGGTGTTATTTCACTTTCCTCAGTAATGCTAGTATTACCTTCAGCTACTTCAGCATTCGTTTCCATCTCCTCTGTACTGCTATCTTGACTAGAATCTAATTTCATTCTTCTGCTCTTTTTAGATTTCACTACAATTTCTTCTTCTGATTCTAAAGTAGAAGAGTTCAATCGTTGTCGtctatttttctttcctttGGTGACATCAGATTTTGTACTATTATTAGAAATGTTATGGCGAGCTACAAACATTTCTCGAGAGGCTTTCTTTTGCTCTTTCACTTTTCTTTCATCAAACTTTTTCTTAGATTTTTTGCTTTGAGTTAATTCATTGTCGCTCATAGTAAGATCATCACCTGAACCACTGAGAAGGTCGTTGTCTTCTTCATCTGAACTGACCACAAAGGAATCTTTTTCATAATCTGTATCATTAGAGACACCGTCACTAGAATCCAAGGTTTCACCCTTTTCTactatttcattttctttctcGTATTGCCTTTCTTCTTCGTTTTGACTATCCCCCGATTCATAATCGTCACATGCTTCTTCAGCTTCATCATCTAGAAAATCACTTTTTTCTTTAGATTCATGTTCAGATTCAGATTCTTCAGAAGATGTATCGTCACCAGACTTGTTAGACTGTTTGGAGTCATTTATCTTAGATTTCTTAATTAAGGAAGAATTTGTACTTCCGTTATTGGAATTATTAATAACTGATGTATTGATTTGTATGGccatttttttcaagtttttctGTTGAAGCGGTGTGCTCGTCAAGTAGTCATCCTTTTTagcaacatatttttctttattcatgTCATTAA
This sequence is a window from Plodia interpunctella isolate USDA-ARS_2022_Savannah chromosome 6, ilPloInte3.2, whole genome shotgun sequence. Protein-coding genes within it:
- the LOC128670648 gene encoding MATH and LRR domain-containing protein PFE0570w-like, yielding MEEDVGAKAPVTRLRHRLSVEAEEVKSPSAPSTPSKKRGGRLAAKPQLELIDENSSENTPRKQTRKTAVKEVIEANEEKVLTPSRRSTRIKSNTSIISETPQSFDSPRAKRAARRNSQIGSDNEAPVTPARQSRRTRKDSSTSVDKQETPAKNSAPTVADPIVEEVETDSKNSSTVKTSEKSEITPKRKSPRLLKKEKLGDTIENEEILKENDVINTNKTNDKKISDESFQLLNNLNEQPVYKAHLNNSASSLDFKKTTRNRTKTWSTSENLPIVNYDINKKNKMVIKVKGNDESIIKKPESNNNILEADSSTIKTDNVIEKIDKNVSVNKKTGLYIDNNSSNILNETSNSELSLSNKINNVENTDLNETQKILKKDPVTAVQSFIYYDDSDSDKGKPIVSHRQIESEDQCVPVVPEINPKSIFNQNENDRVSNDTCEPMDIDETIPSNVSLINSSDSKQVKDSLDKSLEIKLTPIEYTFQSPNKSKQGSTSLSISQNNEKTSNENKSTLILSQLKDVSTTDHSLAKSPKTTVEFLSNSVNDMNKEKYVAKKDDYLTSTPLQQKNLKKMAIQINTSVINNSNNGSTNSSLIKKSKINDSKQSNKSGDDTSSEESESEHESKEKSDFLDDEAEEACDDYESGDSQNEEERQYEKENEIVEKGETLDSSDGVSNDTDYEKDSFVVSSDEEDNDLLSGSGDDLTMSDNELTQSKKSKKKFDERKVKEQKKASREMFVARHNISNNSTKSDVTKGKKNRRQRLNSSTLESEEEIVVKSKKSRRMKLDSSQDSSTEEMETNAEVAEGNTSITEESEITPVGNESYMNKEDPLSTNVKSEPQTPLKDMNMSTIPIHDDIEEIRLDQNMSIMETNETSDPLQDESDASSISENMEITSNYDSVLKELNNMKEKKIKTLDMSLNLNKKTKQSANPPIVDNLNLTNTKKSKTTKCDSRAKTTNQAKDTEKNADFEESSSDSIDLQLLFSEDSSDGVKNDQSKTKQETENFIPLKRTEGKTNIFEGNTEDSKDQNQVVGPLMNQSNSESLNISLKKKKKNSSSLTDNITSEKSKISLNTNGEVSMNSVLQISKKKKNKNSIYNMDCLNDETNNSDVQEQLNEKESNQNTSLNTNDKKKKKNSLSLTEKTNQSNQGETVIQTETVFDASNVQNNCSKKNKHSISLGAETENENNEINQNLSINNSLDTSSKKKKKKHSISEDTMKNQDQEVMNIPLDKNYHDNSMNSTLNTSTKKKKKTSISISEDKTDKNTDTSSTLNNSSKKKKKNSISIRDDEIDFGNKSIEVINIEGNSSTSTDLNEVLTESSKKKKKHNSSLVSGFNLTALEDIEDVYDSSKTSAKKKKNKAAALKTTDKVSQDDSDAPEEIPYTSHKNSSAGDLSGHIFIDTEGNQEWNTLISGGSSKKDKKKKSVQDTELEINDYTSLENNSAETTTSKKRKRKSSATSQETITVDPDSINEPSNRENKRKKQKISQSEDTHVSPVEIKDVKKKNKKRKERDEDDENKSAKVFKQNSADKINVPRLPATILNLLEDKPKKNILELKKAKVVSTSQFVVEEAKKRKNKPSNYLEESVYLNDSVEGKKQKGFIRKIPKVLPFVPTATISGSGFTTKFQVNILQKETKFVAQTSNLTGFKNDYLGGKKIKKVGTYELYKSQRNRKLSKF